A genome region from Paradevosia shaoguanensis includes the following:
- the rpmA gene encoding 50S ribosomal protein L27 produces the protein MAHKKAGGSSRNGRDTAGRRLGVKKFGGEAVIAGNILVRQRGTKWHPGTGVGLGKDHTIYALVDGTVTFRTRANSKVFVSVQPAEAAE, from the coding sequence ATGGCACATAAGAAAGCAGGCGGTTCATCCCGCAACGGTCGCGATACCGCTGGTCGCCGTCTCGGCGTCAAGAAGTTCGGTGGTGAAGCTGTCATCGCCGGCAACATCCTGGTCCGCCAGCGCGGCACCAAATGGCATCCGGGCACCGGCGTGGGCCTGGGCAAGGATCACACGATCTATGCCCTGGTTGACGGCACCGTCACCTTCCGCACCCGCGCCAATTCGAAAGTCTTCGTGTCGGTTCAACCGGCAGAAGCTGCTGAATAA
- a CDS encoding GNAT family N-acetyltransferase — protein MSGIDLKNALPSRLETERLTLRPPMRGDALALVEQANNYKVARMLKRMPHPYGRADAIGFIEVVAQRESERAYIVCSKRGTLVGVASFMFADGYPPEIGYWFGESFWGRGYASEVVAAMLVAARATGHFPVICAQVLAHNYASARVLEKAGFGRTHTSVDAVGNNRGKSVIHFRLETAEEAA, from the coding sequence ATGAGTGGGATCGACCTCAAGAATGCGTTGCCGTCTCGGCTCGAGACCGAACGGCTGACTCTCAGACCCCCGATGCGGGGCGACGCCCTGGCGCTGGTCGAGCAGGCCAACAATTACAAGGTGGCGCGCATGCTCAAGCGCATGCCCCACCCCTATGGCCGGGCCGACGCCATCGGCTTCATCGAGGTCGTGGCGCAGCGCGAGAGCGAGCGGGCCTATATCGTGTGCAGCAAGCGCGGCACGCTGGTCGGGGTGGCGAGCTTCATGTTCGCCGACGGCTATCCGCCCGAGATCGGTTATTGGTTCGGCGAGAGTTTCTGGGGGCGCGGCTATGCCAGCGAAGTTGTCGCGGCCATGCTCGTCGCCGCCCGCGCCACCGGACATTTTCCGGTGATCTGCGCCCAGGTGTTGGCGCATAATTACGCTTCGGCGCGCGTCCTCGAAAAGGCGGGCTTCGGGCGCACCCATACATCGGTCGACGCCGTGGGGAACAACCGCGGCAAGTCGGTCATTCACTTCCGGCTGGAGACGGCCGAGGAGGCGGCATGA
- a CDS encoding GNAT family N-acetyltransferase: protein MSLVLETERLRLRLPEAGDAAAIAAALDNFNVTRWLAIVPHPYGMADAEQWLGGLPEQPELGRAPFAIDLPGSGLIGVVSLTPYLGYWLAEPYWGRGYMSEATAALLAWHYGQDSAEDVVTSSTRDDNHGSRNVLRKLGFVETGLEERTHPLRGHVYAAVTHELTRKAFEERGR from the coding sequence ATGAGCCTAGTATTGGAAACCGAGCGCCTGCGGCTGCGCCTGCCGGAAGCGGGCGATGCGGCGGCCATCGCGGCGGCCCTCGATAATTTCAACGTGACGCGCTGGCTGGCCATCGTGCCGCACCCCTATGGCATGGCCGATGCCGAGCAATGGCTGGGCGGCCTGCCTGAGCAGCCCGAACTGGGGCGCGCGCCCTTCGCGATCGACCTGCCCGGAAGCGGATTGATCGGCGTCGTCAGCCTCACGCCCTATCTCGGCTATTGGCTGGCCGAGCCCTATTGGGGCCGTGGCTATATGAGCGAGGCCACTGCGGCGCTGCTGGCCTGGCACTATGGTCAGGACAGTGCCGAGGACGTGGTGACCTCCAGTACGCGCGACGACAATCACGGTTCGCGCAACGTGCTGCGCAAGCTGGGTTTCGTCGAAACGGGGCTTGAGGAGCGCACGCATCCCCTGCGCGGCCACGTTTACGCCGCGGTTACACACGAGTTGACGCGAAAAGCCTTCGAGGAGAGGGGGCGATGA
- a CDS encoding GNAT family N-acetyltransferase: MSLALNTDRLILRLPRMEDAERIAFHLNNFGVAGNLARVPYPYFMADAKAWLRTRHADLPPQETNFTIEVPGEGVAGSIGFHMGSAGEPVIGYWLGQPFWGRGYMTEAARAALDWYFDVTAEDRVLSGVFDFNTASLNVQTKLGFTEIGRSTMHCLARNAEVRHIDTELTREAWIGQKR, translated from the coding sequence ATGAGTCTGGCTCTCAACACGGACCGTCTCATCCTGCGTCTGCCGCGTATGGAGGATGCCGAGCGCATCGCCTTCCACCTCAACAATTTCGGGGTGGCGGGCAATCTGGCGCGGGTGCCCTATCCCTATTTCATGGCCGATGCCAAGGCCTGGCTGCGCACGCGGCATGCCGACCTGCCGCCGCAGGAAACCAATTTCACCATCGAGGTGCCGGGCGAAGGCGTGGCGGGCTCGATCGGCTTCCATATGGGGTCGGCGGGCGAGCCGGTGATCGGCTATTGGCTGGGCCAGCCCTTCTGGGGGCGCGGCTACATGACCGAGGCGGCGCGGGCCGCGCTCGACTGGTATTTCGACGTTACCGCCGAGGACCGGGTCCTCTCGGGCGTCTTCGATTTCAACACGGCGTCCCTGAACGTCCAGACCAAGCTCGGATTTACCGAGATCGGCCGTTCCACCATGCATTGCCTTGCGCGCAACGCCGAGGTGCGCCATATCGACACCGAACTCACGCGCGAAGCGTGGATTGGACAGAAAAGATGA
- the obgE gene encoding GTPase ObgE, translating to MKFLDQAKVYIRSGDGGGGSVSFLREKFVEFGGPNGGNGGRGGDVVAECVDGLNTLIDYRYQQHFRASTGTHGMGKNRTGANGADVVLRVPVGTQIFEEDRETLIADLTEVGQRVVLLSGGNGGFGNAHFKTSSNQAPRHANPGQPGIEKAIWLRLKLIADAGLVGQPNAGKSTFLAAVSAAKPKIADYPFTTLHPNLGVVKIGERDFVLADIPGLIEGAHEGIGIGDRFLGHIERCNVLIHLIDGTQEDIKGAYKAIRNELFLYDELLAEKPELVVLNKIDALPEDEVKEKLKTLKRISKAPVFGVSAATHQGLDAVLYAIIDVIDRNKAEREEEARRAIQPNWAP from the coding sequence ATGAAATTTCTCGACCAGGCCAAAGTCTACATTCGCTCCGGCGACGGCGGTGGCGGCTCCGTATCGTTCCTGCGCGAAAAATTCGTCGAGTTCGGCGGGCCGAATGGCGGCAATGGCGGGCGCGGGGGCGACGTGGTCGCCGAATGCGTCGATGGCCTCAATACGCTTATCGATTACCGCTACCAGCAGCATTTCCGCGCCAGCACGGGCACGCATGGCATGGGCAAGAACCGCACCGGGGCCAATGGCGCCGACGTGGTGCTGCGCGTGCCTGTGGGCACCCAGATCTTCGAGGAAGACCGCGAGACGCTCATTGCCGACCTAACCGAAGTCGGCCAGCGCGTGGTGCTGCTTTCGGGTGGCAATGGCGGCTTTGGCAATGCCCATTTCAAGACGTCGTCCAACCAGGCACCGCGTCACGCCAATCCGGGCCAGCCGGGTATCGAAAAGGCCATCTGGCTGCGCCTCAAGCTCATTGCCGATGCTGGCCTCGTCGGCCAGCCCAATGCCGGCAAGTCGACCTTTCTGGCCGCCGTCTCCGCGGCAAAGCCCAAGATCGCCGATTACCCCTTCACGACGCTTCATCCCAATCTGGGCGTGGTCAAAATCGGGGAGCGCGATTTCGTTCTGGCCGATATTCCCGGCCTCATCGAGGGCGCCCATGAAGGCATCGGCATCGGCGACCGGTTCCTCGGCCATATCGAGCGCTGCAACGTGCTGATCCATCTGATCGATGGCACGCAGGAAGACATCAAGGGCGCCTACAAGGCCATCCGCAACGAGCTCTTCCTCTATGACGAGCTGCTGGCCGAAAAGCCCGAGCTGGTCGTGCTCAACAAGATCGACGCCTTGCCCGAGGACGAGGTCAAGGAAAAGCTCAAGACCTTGAAGCGCATCTCCAAGGCCCCTGTCTTCGGCGTGTCCGCCGCGACCCATCAGGGGCTCGACGCGGTGCTCTACGCCATCATAGACGTGATCGACCGCAACAAGGCCGAACGCGAGGAAGAGGCGCGAAGGGCCATACAACCGAACTGGGCGCCGTAA
- the proB gene encoding glutamate 5-kinase, with amino-acid sequence MSGGTSNALAPFRRLTVKIGSALLVDGKTGKLRTQWLRALAADIAALKGEGRDVVIVSSGAIALGRRLLKLDAVSLLLEESQAAASAGQIALSQAWAETLGEHGIVTGQILITPNITEERRYYLNARTTIETLVSLGAVPIINENDSVATAEIRYGDNDRLSARVATMIEADCLVLLSDIDGLYTAPPSKDPSAIHLSEVSAITPSIEAMAGGAASHLSRGGMTTKIEAGKIATQAGTAMIIAKGTEEHPLKALTEGGKHTLFHPVQSRAQARKRWIMGTLEVAGALHVDAGAVRALQTGKSLLPIGVTKVKGEFLRGDAVSILDPEGREVARGLVGLDSEEANLVKGKKSQSVIELLGLGHRAELVHRDNMVLLSAAEAAAR; translated from the coding sequence ATGAGTGGGGGGACTTCAAATGCTTTGGCGCCTTTCCGGCGCCTGACGGTCAAGATCGGCTCGGCGCTGCTTGTGGACGGCAAGACCGGCAAGCTGCGCACGCAATGGCTGCGGGCGCTGGCCGCCGATATCGCCGCGCTCAAGGGCGAGGGCCGGGACGTGGTCATCGTCTCTTCCGGCGCCATTGCGCTGGGGCGGCGGCTCCTCAAGCTCGACGCGGTTTCGCTCCTGCTCGAAGAAAGCCAGGCGGCCGCCTCGGCCGGGCAGATCGCGCTCAGCCAGGCCTGGGCCGAGACCCTGGGCGAGCATGGGATCGTGACGGGGCAGATCCTCATTACGCCCAACATCACCGAAGAGCGGCGCTATTACCTCAATGCCCGCACCACGATCGAAACGCTGGTTTCGCTCGGAGCGGTGCCGATCATCAACGAGAACGACAGCGTGGCGACGGCGGAAATCCGCTATGGCGACAATGATCGCCTCTCGGCGCGCGTGGCCACGATGATCGAGGCCGATTGTCTGGTGCTGCTCTCGGATATCGACGGGCTCTATACGGCCCCGCCGAGCAAGGACCCCTCGGCGATCCATCTTTCGGAGGTGTCGGCCATTACGCCGAGCATCGAAGCCATGGCGGGCGGGGCGGCATCGCACCTCTCGCGCGGCGGCATGACCACCAAGATCGAAGCCGGCAAGATCGCGACGCAGGCCGGCACGGCGATGATCATCGCCAAGGGCACCGAGGAGCATCCGCTCAAGGCGTTGACCGAAGGCGGCAAGCATACGCTCTTCCATCCGGTGCAGTCCCGTGCCCAGGCGCGCAAACGCTGGATCATGGGGACGCTCGAAGTCGCCGGCGCGCTCCATGTCGATGCCGGCGCCGTGCGGGCGCTGCAGACGGGCAAGAGCCTGCTGCCGATCGGGGTGACGAAGGTCAAGGGCGAGTTCCTGCGCGGAGATGCCGTGTCGATCCTCGATCCCGAGGGCCGGGAAGTGGCGCGCGGTCTGGTCGGGCTCGACAGCGAGGAAGCCAATCTCGTCAAGGGCAAGAAGAGCCAGTCGGTGATCGAGCTTCTGGGCCTGGGCCATCGCGCCGAGTTGGTGCATCGCGATAATATGGTATTGCTCTCCGCAGCGGAGGCGGCAGCACGATGA
- a CDS encoding glutamate-5-semialdehyde dehydrogenase: protein MTVHEKEDVAALMADMGVRARKAAAVLATASAERKYAALVGAAQALNSHRAEILAENQRDMQAGLERGMTKAFLDRLLLTDARIDGIIDGLRTIAELPDPVGTVIAEWDRPNGLHIQRVRTPLGVIGVIFESRPNVTADAGALTLKSGNAVILRGGSDSVHSARVIHACLVEGLVSAGLPADAIQYVPTTNRDAVGEMLKGLNGNIDVIVPRGGKTLVARVQDEARVPVFAHLEGLVHTFIDKSAGLDMAVDVVVNAKMRRTGICGATETLLVHKDVVDTHLQPVIAALIAKGCEIRGDETVMRLVPSAIAATEQDWRTEYEDAIISVKVVESVDAAIAHINAYSSHHTEAILSEDPVSVEKFFNTIDSAILIHNASTQFADGGEFGFGGEIGIATGKMHARGPVGVEQLTSFKYLVQGTGQTRP from the coding sequence ATGACCGTTCACGAGAAAGAAGACGTCGCGGCCCTGATGGCCGATATGGGTGTACGCGCCCGCAAGGCCGCGGCCGTGCTCGCCACAGCCAGCGCCGAGCGCAAATACGCAGCCCTTGTCGGCGCGGCGCAGGCGCTCAATTCGCATCGCGCCGAAATCCTCGCCGAGAACCAGCGCGACATGCAGGCCGGCCTCGAGCGTGGGATGACCAAGGCCTTTCTCGATCGCCTGCTGCTGACCGATGCGCGTATCGACGGCATCATCGACGGCCTGCGCACCATTGCCGAACTGCCCGATCCGGTGGGCACCGTCATCGCCGAATGGGATCGCCCCAACGGCCTTCACATCCAGCGCGTGCGCACGCCGCTGGGCGTCATCGGCGTCATCTTCGAAAGCCGCCCCAACGTGACGGCGGATGCCGGCGCGCTGACGCTCAAGTCGGGCAATGCCGTGATCCTGCGCGGCGGCTCGGATTCGGTGCATTCGGCGCGGGTCATCCATGCCTGCCTCGTCGAGGGGCTGGTTTCGGCCGGGCTACCGGCAGACGCCATCCAGTATGTGCCGACCACCAATCGCGATGCCGTGGGCGAAATGCTCAAGGGGCTCAACGGCAATATCGACGTCATCGTGCCGCGTGGCGGCAAGACGCTGGTGGCGCGGGTGCAGGACGAGGCGCGGGTGCCGGTCTTCGCGCATCTCGAGGGCCTGGTGCATACCTTCATCGACAAGTCGGCCGGCCTCGACATGGCGGTCGATGTCGTGGTCAACGCCAAGATGCGCCGGACTGGCATTTGCGGGGCCACCGAGACGCTGCTGGTCCACAAGGACGTGGTCGACACGCATTTGCAGCCCGTCATAGCGGCGCTGATCGCCAAGGGCTGCGAGATCCGTGGCGATGAAACGGTCATGCGCCTCGTTCCCTCCGCCATCGCTGCGACCGAGCAGGATTGGCGCACCGAATACGAGGACGCGATCATTTCGGTGAAGGTGGTCGAGAGCGTCGATGCGGCCATCGCGCATATCAACGCCTATTCGTCCCACCACACCGAGGCCATCCTCAGCGAGGACCCGGTCTCGGTCGAGAAGTTCTTCAACACCATCGACAGCGCCATTCTCATCCACAATGCTTCCACGCAATTCGCCGATGGCGGCGAGTTCGGGTTCGGCGGGGAGATCGGCATCGCCACGGGCAAGATGCACGCGCGCGGGCCTGTGGGCGTCGAGCAGTTGACGAGCTTCAAATATCTGGTGCAAGGCACGGGGCAAACCCGTCCTTGA
- a CDS encoding nicotinate-nucleotide adenylyltransferase, with protein sequence MRFPVQKIPGITELPHSARGMRIGLFGGSFNPIHEGHRLVAEQCLQRLDLDAVWFLVSPGNPLKNHDELAPLKDRVEDARRKLTHPRIRVTGFEAAHGFRYTYDTLKFLTTTLPDRHFVWIMGADNMVSFHRWDRWREIANMLPIAVYVRPGSSRRAPVSRAAATFARYRLDESDAPLLATRQPPAWVYLHGIMSGLSSSVIRAQRKESILAK encoded by the coding sequence TTGAGGTTCCCGGTCCAGAAAATTCCCGGCATCACCGAGCTGCCCCACTCGGCGCGCGGCATGCGCATTGGCCTCTTCGGCGGCAGCTTCAACCCGATCCACGAGGGGCATCGGCTGGTGGCCGAGCAATGCCTGCAGCGGCTCGACCTCGATGCCGTATGGTTCCTGGTCTCGCCGGGCAACCCTCTCAAGAATCATGATGAACTGGCGCCCCTCAAGGACCGGGTCGAGGACGCGCGCAGAAAGCTTACCCATCCACGCATCCGTGTGACCGGCTTCGAGGCGGCGCATGGCTTCCGCTATACCTATGACACGCTCAAGTTCCTGACGACGACGTTGCCGGACCGGCATTTCGTCTGGATCATGGGGGCGGACAACATGGTGAGTTTCCATCGTTGGGATCGCTGGCGGGAGATCGCCAACATGCTGCCCATCGCCGTCTATGTGCGCCCCGGTTCATCGCGCAGGGCGCCCGTGTCGCGGGCGGCGGCGACCTTTGCCCGCTACCGGCTCGATGAGAGCGATGCGCCGCTTCTTGCCACGCGCCAGCCGCCGGCCTGGGTCTATCTTCACGGCATCATGTCGGGGCTTTCCTCGTCCGTCATCCGCGCGCAACGCAAGGAGAGCATTCTTGCCAAATAA